Genomic window (Dyadobacter fanqingshengii):
GAAAACGCTGCCAACCGTGTGGTTGAAAGCAAGATAAAAGAGAAGGCTAACCGGCATCAAAGCATGTTTTCGGCTTTTCAGAGAAACCGACAGCAGCAAAACAAGCAGGCTGAAAAGCAAGCTGTACAAGCAAATCAATCCAATAAGTCCGTTCTCCGCGAGTAATGTGTAAAAAAGCGAATGTGCCTCTCTGTAACCCGGACCGAGCACTTCAAAACTTCCCGTTCCATGACCGGTCAGAGGTTTTGAAAGGAATAAATTGTAGGCAATTTCATGGATTTCGGCCCGTCCGCTGGCTTGTTGTAATTTGTTCAAAACCGAATCTGTCGTCATAATGTCACCGAATCTTAACGTCCAGAAGTAAGCCATATCCCAATCTGCGTATCCGGAAATGAAACTTGGAAACAAGCTTATCACTAATGTTAGAAGCAACAATATCGACCAAAAGCGCTTTGCATTCCCGATCAAAAATATGGTTACGAGCATGTAAGGAGCTATCAGCAGCACAGCACCCCGGGAAAACGAGAAGATGACGACGTTTAGGAAAATAGCGGAAAGGGCCAGTTTGCGGAGAATGTTTAATCCATTGCGCGCAGCATAAAGCAGGACAAACGGCCAAAGTAAAATAAAATAGGCCATCGTGACATTGGTATCTGTAATGTTTCGGGTCGCCAGCAGGTTATCCGATCCTTTGTAACCTGCCCCCGCTATAACCAACCCAAATGTCCCGAACCCGAGAATGATATATAATGTGCATAAGTACATTTCAAGATTTTGCTGAAAATGACTTGCAGCGCTGACAACTTTCAGATAGCTGAAATAACAAGGTAGCGTTAGTAAGAAAAGCAGAAGTCCACCAAAAGCAA
Coding sequences:
- a CDS encoding O-antigen ligase family protein, whose translation is MVKLGFEIFKKMLVAVAIVSIFGKFFDQLLTFGENEMQTAVVLTCYVYCIISLFSFSRHKLFHVLAVPVLTQFLHLFQKYSFPAGANSIWRLMPFLILICYFLYFFIQKSAGLSKGEKLFLASWIILQTFYLLISPNLANIAFGGLLLFLLTLPCYFSYLKVVSAASHFQQNLEMYLCTLYIILGFGTFGLVIAGAGYKGSDNLLATRNITDTNVTMAYFILLWPFVLLYAARNGLNILRKLALSAIFLNVVIFSFSRGAVLLIAPYMLVTIFLIGNAKRFWSILLLLTLVISLFPSFISGYADWDMAYFWTLRFGDIMTTDSVLNKLQQASGRAEIHEIAYNLFLSKPLTGHGTGSFEVLGPGYREAHSLFYTLLAENGLIGLICLYSLLFSLLVLLLSVSLKSRKHALMPVSLLFYLAFNHTVGSVFVILPAKSVTINCLAPILLMCLYFYANSIQANIADPIT